Proteins encoded within one genomic window of Camelina sativa cultivar DH55 chromosome 19, Cs, whole genome shotgun sequence:
- the LOC104764546 gene encoding uncharacterized protein LOC104764546: MGFLCCLQVLLLFLSLSSIRLQAQSPPPPPNALDALLQDYSFRAFVRPRTGILYEGTVPSNLTGIKLAAMRLRSGSFRKRGVTPFKEFSIPTGVIVKPYVTRLVLVYQNLANFSHLYYPLSGYDYVAPVLGLLAYDAKNLSGLNLPELDLKVSSDPIRIDFSDLERIPQGSSAKCVRFDSQGVASFSDSIQPGNTCETEHQGHFSVVVKSVASAPSPAPPGDEDRKKEKKKSSDSNNSKTWIIVGSVVGGLLLLGLLLFLVLRCRNYKKQEKMREMERAGETGEALRMTQVGETRAPTATTTRTQPMLETEYAA, encoded by the coding sequence ATGGGGTTTCTCTGTTGTCTCCAGGTGCtgcttctgtttctctctctctcctcgaTTCGTCTACAAGCtcaatctcctcctccaccacccaATGCTCTTGATGCTCTTCTCCAAGATTACTCTTTTAGAGCCTTTGTTCGTCCTCGTACCGGCATTCTCTACGAAGGTACTGTTCCTTCCAATTTGACTGGGATCAAACTCGCTGCCATGAGACTCAGAAGCGGAAGCTTTAGAAAACGCGGAGTCACTCCTTTTAAAGAGTTCTCGATTCCCACCGGCGTTATCGTCAAGCCGTATGTGACAAGGCTTGTCCTTGTTTATCAAAACCTAGCTAATTTCTCTCACTTGTATTACCCTTTGTCTGGTTATGATTATGTCGCGCCTGTGTTGGGTCTTCTCGCTTACGATGCCAAGAATCTCTCGGGTCTTAATTTGCCAGAGCTTGATTTGAAGGTCTCTAGTGATCCCATCAGGATCGATTTCTCTGATCTGGAACGAATCCCACAAGGTTCTAGTGCTAAGTGTGTTAGATTTGATTCACAAGGTGTTGCGAGTTTCAGCGACTCGATTCAGCCTGGGAACACATGCGAGACTGAGCATCAGGGACATTTCTCAGTTGTGGTTAAATCTGTTGCTTCTGCTCCGAGTCCAGCTCCTCCAGGGGATGAGGataggaagaaagagaagaagaagagttctgATTCCAACAATTCCAAGACTTGGATCATCGTTGGTTCGGTGGTTGGTGGATTGTTACTGTTGGGGCTTTTGCTGTTTTTGGTGTTGAGATGTCGGAATTACAAGAAGCAAGAGAAAATGAGGGAGATGGAGAGAGCTGGAGAGACAGGGGAAGCTCTGAGGATGACTCAGGTCGGTGAAACTAGAGCACCTACAGCTACTACTACTCGTACACAACCCATGCTTGAAACGGAATACGCAGCTTAG